From a single Nymphaea colorata isolate Beijing-Zhang1983 chromosome 4, ASM883128v2, whole genome shotgun sequence genomic region:
- the LOC116252329 gene encoding uncharacterized protein LOC116252329, which yields MNTNNGRSSHGSWAGAQEREGQAAHPTVVSGVPTPTAEEVISKIKDDGDFDRLRLKIISQLKSNEALRSNIVLAVKRSKTLSNASRNVKPRQLLDAVYQEIGNDVRGQMSDAVWQVIRSNDGMKKEIFETVETVYSKMVDERKMSDHAVDQHWTRRSPASFSPTPIANDQQPNAGGRSSSPAVTACDQQVVGGPCCSPTISIGHHVQPTGEQSSSSLPALTTSGDHLFRGIKPKETPAFSLPEPNKPDDQEPKKHIDEPLFTHETKPSINSQPSEPQVSVHPHVESQQQEDSDLDPDVPPGFG from the exons ATGAACACCAACAATGGCAGGAGCAGCCATGGCAGTTGGGCCGGTGCCCAGGAGCGGGAGGGCCAGGCTGCGCACCCAACGGTGGTATCGGGAGTTCCCACCCCTACGGCTGAAGAAGTCATCTCTAAGATAAAGGACGACGGAGATTTCGATCGCCTCCGGCTCAAGATCATCAGCCAACTTAAATCCAAT GAAGCCCTGAGAAGCAACATTGTTTTAGCTGTGAAACGGTCCAAAACACTTTCCAATGCATCTAGGAATGTAAAGCCACGCCAATTGCTTGATGCTGTCTATCAGGAGATTGG AAATGACGTGAGAGGCCAAATGTCAGATGCTGTGTGGCAGGTGATCAGGTCAAATGatggaatgaagaaagagattttcGAGACTGTAGAAACTGTGTATAGCAAGATGGTGGATGAGAGGAAAATGTCGGACCATGCTGTTGATCAACATTGGACTAGAAGATCACCTGCTAGTTTTTCACCCACTCCAATTGCTAATGACCAACAGCCCAATGCAGGAGGACGCAGCAGCAGCCCTGCTGTCACTGCGTGTGACCAACAGGTTGTTGGAGGACCATGCTGTAGCCCGACAATCTCGATTGGACATCATGTGCAACCAACTGGAGAGCAAAGCAGTAGCAGTTTGCCCGCCTTGACTACATCCGGGGATCATCTATTTAGGGGAATCAAACCAAAAGAAACTCCCGCTTTTTCTCTGCCTGAGCCTAACAAGCCTGATGATCAAGAGCCGAAGAAGCACATTGATGAGCCTTTGTTTACCCATGAGACTAAGCCATCTATCAACTCTCAGCCTAGTGAACCACAAGTCTCTGTTCATCCACATGTTGAAAGCCAGCAACAGGAAGATAGTGATCTTGACCCAGATGTGCCTCCCGGTTTTGGTTAA
- the LOC116252515 gene encoding tetraspanin-18-like: MTCRGCKGFLASMLKFLNYLQTFVGVAIILYSLWMFSHWNHHNHIPPTSAPSPESAYSTMLNLYGSQPNRKLVENSEHIFFDELAGLMSSHLEAGRSSSFEKLPPPWFIYSSMSTGFTFCLINFIGYIAAETVNGFCLLFYSLLAAILVLVEAAFVVCILLNKHWEKVLPHDPTGEFDNLRSFIQENIEVCEMVGVVVIIIQVLSLLLAIILRVMVTRRTDYDSENEDDYLRVNHRQPLMIPPGEQSL; encoded by the exons ATGACTTGTAGGGGATGTAAGGGTTTCCTGGCGTCTATGTTAAAGTTTCTGAATTACCTGCAAACTTTTGTTGGAGTGGCCATTATACTCTACTCATTGTGGATGTTCAGTCACTGGAATCACCATAATCATATTCCTCCTACATCAGCACCTTCACCAGAAAGTGCTTACTCTACCATGTTGAATTTATACGGTTCACAGCCAAACAGAAAGTTGGTTGAAAATTCTGAACATATATTTTTTGACGAGCTTGCGGGGCTGATGTCCTCTCATCTTGAAGCTGGGAGGAGCTCCAGTTTTGAAAAGCTTCCACCACCTTG GTTTATCTACTCTTCTATGAGTACTGGCTTCACGTTTTgcctgataaattttattggcTACATTGCTGCAGAAACTGTCAATGGTTTCTGTCTGCTCTTT TATTCTTTGCTTGCGGCTATCCTCGTTCTTGTGGAAGCAGCTTTTGTGGTATGCATCCTTTTAAACAAGCATTGGGAAAAG GTTCTTCCACATGATCCTACCGGAGAGTTTGACAATCTTAGATCTTTTAttcaagaaaatattgaagtttGTGAAATGGTTGGCGTGGTTGTGATCATTATTCAG GTACTTTCGCTGCTACTGGCAATCATCTTAAGAGTCATGGTGACAAGAAGAACAGATTATGACAGTGAAAATGAGGATGATTATCTGAGGGTCAACCATCGGCAACCCTTAATGATTCCCCCTGGAGAACAATCCCTCTGA